A part of Olleya sp. Bg11-27 genomic DNA contains:
- the guaB gene encoding IMP dehydrogenase → MTAHENKIVGEGLTYDDVLLVPAFSDVLPREVNIQSKFTRNITINVPIVSAAMDTVTESQMAIAMAREGGIGVLHKNMTIEQQAIKVRKVKRAESGMIIDPVTLPMTAVVADANNAMREHGIGGIPIVDADGMLKGIVTNRDLRFEHEKSRPIVEVMTSENLVTAPVGTSLKDAEKILQQHKIEKLLIVEGNKLEGLITFRDITKVTQKPIANKDTFGRLRVAAAIGVTGDAVARAEALVNAGVDAIVIDTAHGHTKGVVAVLKEIKKKFPKLEVIVGNIATGAAAKYLVEAGADAVKVGIGPGSICTTRVVAGVGFPQFSAVLEVAAAIKGSGVPVIADGGIRYTGDIPKALAAGADTVMLGSLLAGTKESPGETIIYEGRKFKSYRGMGSVEAMKQGSKDRYFQDVEDDIKKLVPEGIVGRVPYKGELYESLHQFIGGLRAGMGYCGAKDVATLQDTGRFVKITASGINESHPHDVTITKEAPNYSR, encoded by the coding sequence ATGACAGCACACGAAAATAAAATAGTAGGCGAAGGATTAACTTATGATGACGTCCTTTTAGTTCCTGCTTTCTCAGATGTTCTTCCTCGCGAAGTCAACATTCAATCAAAATTTACTCGCAACATTACCATTAACGTACCAATAGTTTCTGCAGCTATGGATACTGTTACAGAAAGTCAAATGGCTATTGCCATGGCTAGAGAAGGTGGTATTGGTGTGTTACATAAAAACATGACTATTGAGCAACAAGCGATTAAAGTACGTAAAGTAAAACGTGCGGAAAGTGGTATGATCATAGATCCTGTAACGTTACCAATGACAGCAGTTGTAGCTGATGCTAATAATGCGATGCGTGAGCATGGTATTGGCGGTATTCCAATTGTAGATGCGGATGGTATGCTTAAAGGGATTGTGACCAATCGTGATTTACGTTTTGAACATGAAAAAAGTAGGCCAATTGTTGAGGTTATGACTAGCGAAAATCTAGTAACAGCGCCAGTAGGAACGTCTTTAAAAGATGCCGAAAAAATATTACAACAACATAAAATTGAAAAGCTTTTAATTGTTGAAGGTAACAAGTTAGAAGGGTTAATCACCTTTAGAGATATTACTAAAGTGACACAGAAACCAATAGCAAACAAAGATACTTTTGGTCGTTTACGTGTTGCAGCAGCAATAGGAGTTACTGGAGATGCAGTAGCGCGTGCTGAGGCATTAGTAAATGCTGGAGTAGATGCTATAGTTATTGATACAGCTCATGGCCATACAAAAGGTGTGGTAGCTGTGTTGAAAGAAATCAAGAAAAAATTTCCAAAATTAGAAGTTATTGTAGGTAACATTGCAACAGGAGCAGCAGCTAAATATTTAGTTGAAGCAGGAGCAGACGCCGTAAAAGTTGGTATTGGACCAGGTTCTATTTGTACTACTCGAGTTGTTGCAGGTGTTGGTTTTCCTCAATTTAGTGCCGTGTTAGAAGTAGCAGCTGCAATAAAAGGAAGTGGTGTACCTGTAATTGCAGATGGAGGGATTAGATATACAGGAGATATTCCTAAAGCATTAGCAGCAGGAGCAGATACGGTGATGTTAGGCTCACTATTAGCAGGAACAAAAGAAAGTCCTGGTGAAACTATTATATATGAAGGACGTAAGTTTAAATCGTATAGAGGTATGGGATCTGTTGAAGCGATGAAGCAAGGTAGTAAAGACCGTTATTTCCAAGATGTAGAAGATGATATAAAAAAACTAGTACCAGAAGGTATTGTTGGACGTGTCCCTTACAAAGGAGAGCTATACGAAAGTTTACACCAGTTTATAGGAGGTTTAAGAGCAGGTATGGGGTATTGTGGTGCAAAAGACGTTGCTACTTTACAAGATACAGGACGCTTTGTTAAAATTACCGCTTCAGGTATTAATGAGAGTCATCCACACGATGTCACTATTACTAAAGAAGCACCAAACTATTCGAGATAA
- a CDS encoding di-heme oxidoredictase family protein yields MKYKLPLIYLFLLILFNCSDDDNYQPVPDSTSNYEEGEELLTGVLGVNSTSGNAFGFEIDGLSFQQLAIFASGNSLFNQTWVSAPASTTARDGLGPTFNARACATCHFKDGRGSPLVNGSNSSGFLMRISLNGQDANGDAIPVPGYGLQLQDQANNGIAYEAKINITHEAVNGTYADGSTYQLQKPIYTFQDEQFGALSGVNTSPRIGQQTIGLGLISALPDIEITKFEDSNDSDNDGISGRANFVYNYDTNAIALGRFGWKANAPTLRQQVAGAFHGDMGLTTSIFSEQNCPSPQQDCFDAPNGGTPEVTDSQLEKVVFYQAHLAVPNRRNYLDEDVQQGKILFNQLNCIACHAINQKTGTNAESELLENVTIKPYSDFLLHDMGDALADNRSDFNANGNEWRTQPLWGIGLIATVNNHTNLLHDGRARNVEEAILWHGGEAETSKQNFKNLNIEKRQQLIAFINSL; encoded by the coding sequence ATGAAATACAAATTACCCTTAATTTACTTATTTCTTTTAATCCTATTTAATTGTAGTGATGATGACAATTATCAACCTGTACCCGACTCCACTTCCAATTATGAAGAAGGAGAAGAATTATTAACTGGTGTGTTAGGGGTCAACTCCACAAGTGGGAATGCATTTGGTTTTGAAATTGATGGTTTATCATTTCAGCAACTAGCAATATTTGCTTCTGGAAATTCGTTATTTAATCAAACTTGGGTTTCTGCTCCCGCTTCGACAACAGCTAGAGATGGTTTAGGGCCGACATTTAATGCCCGTGCTTGTGCTACTTGCCACTTTAAAGATGGACGCGGTAGCCCTTTAGTTAATGGCTCCAATTCTAGTGGTTTTTTAATGCGTATTAGTCTAAATGGTCAAGATGCTAATGGAGATGCTATTCCTGTCCCTGGTTATGGTTTACAATTACAAGATCAAGCCAATAATGGTATTGCCTATGAAGCCAAAATAAATATTACCCATGAAGCCGTAAACGGAACTTACGCCGATGGAAGTACCTATCAACTACAAAAACCGATTTACACTTTTCAAGATGAACAATTTGGAGCTTTATCTGGTGTTAATACGTCGCCTAGAATTGGACAACAAACAATAGGTTTGGGACTGATATCTGCTTTACCAGACATTGAAATCACTAAATTTGAAGATAGCAACGATAGTGATAATGATGGGATTTCAGGACGTGCCAATTTTGTGTATAATTATGATACCAATGCCATCGCTTTAGGCCGATTTGGATGGAAAGCTAATGCACCAACATTAAGACAACAAGTTGCTGGTGCTTTTCATGGTGATATGGGATTAACAACTTCAATTTTTTCTGAACAAAACTGCCCATCACCTCAACAAGATTGTTTTGATGCTCCCAATGGTGGTACTCCTGAAGTTACGGATAGCCAACTAGAAAAAGTTGTGTTTTATCAAGCCCATCTAGCAGTACCAAATCGTCGTAATTATTTAGACGAGGATGTACAACAAGGAAAAATACTTTTTAACCAACTTAATTGTATTGCTTGTCATGCCATAAACCAAAAAACAGGGACCAATGCAGAAAGTGAATTGTTAGAAAATGTAACGATAAAACCCTATTCTGATTTTTTATTACACGATATGGGAGACGCTTTAGCTGATAATCGATCAGATTTTAATGCCAATGGTAATGAGTGGAGAACACAACCGCTTTGGGGAATTGGATTAATAGCTACAGTTAACAACCATACCAATCTATTACATGACGGTCGTGCTAGAAATGTAGAGGAAGCAATTTTATGGCACGGTGGAGAAGCCGAAACTAGCAAACAAAACTTTAAAAATCTAAATATTGAAAAGCGTCAACAATTGATTGCATTTATAAACTCTTTATAA
- a CDS encoding imelysin family protein, producing MKTNVLKTTAVIVLTLSLFSCGNDDDVTTENINAVSKTDVTANYGNIVYQTYLDSYNSAVDMQTTINAFVTTPNQANFDLAKTAWLDAREFYGLTEAFRECNGPVDTESNAWSLGSEGQMNAWPIDESYIDYVAAGTEDYANDYDSIIGDDSVTIDQTTITGLNEDINDKSISTGWHAIEFLLWGQDNTMPVDDLPGTRAFTDYTTADHADRRALYLQTATNVLVNDLNALTTTWSPGGTYRVVFDNLSDDIALRQLINGAFFIAGDELSSERIIAPVDSTDGIGGLGQEDEHSCFSDNTHRDIYANAKGVYNVVFGDYNAITGASFYDLVKQANPTQAATLKTAADNAMDKVNAIGNNTQPFDYLITLESSTDSNFGIVMQSVQALQDWADEISASADAIGISL from the coding sequence ATGAAAACCAACGTATTAAAAACAACCGCTGTAATCGTCCTAACATTATCACTTTTTTCTTGTGGTAATGATGATGATGTTACAACAGAAAACATTAACGCTGTCAGTAAAACTGACGTAACAGCTAACTATGGTAACATTGTATACCAAACGTATTTAGATAGCTACAATAGTGCTGTAGACATGCAAACAACAATCAATGCATTTGTAACAACACCAAACCAAGCTAATTTTGATTTAGCCAAAACCGCTTGGTTAGATGCAAGAGAATTTTACGGATTAACAGAAGCCTTTAGAGAATGTAATGGACCTGTAGATACTGAATCTAATGCTTGGTCTTTAGGTAGTGAAGGACAAATGAATGCTTGGCCAATTGATGAAAGTTACATTGATTATGTTGCTGCTGGGACAGAAGACTATGCTAACGATTACGACAGTATTATAGGTGACGATAGTGTTACTATCGATCAAACAACTATAACTGGATTAAACGAAGATATCAACGATAAATCTATAAGTACTGGATGGCACGCTATTGAGTTTTTACTTTGGGGACAAGACAACACAATGCCAGTGGATGACTTACCAGGAACAAGAGCATTTACAGATTATACAACTGCCGATCATGCAGACAGACGCGCTCTTTATTTACAAACAGCAACCAATGTATTAGTTAACGATTTAAATGCTTTAACAACGACTTGGTCTCCAGGTGGAACTTATAGAGTTGTTTTTGATAATTTAAGCGACGATATCGCTTTAAGACAGTTAATTAATGGCGCCTTTTTTATTGCTGGTGACGAACTAAGTTCTGAGCGTATCATTGCCCCTGTAGATTCTACCGATGGTATTGGAGGATTAGGTCAAGAAGACGAACATTCTTGTTTTAGTGACAACACACATCGTGATATATATGCTAATGCAAAAGGGGTTTATAATGTTGTCTTTGGAGACTATAACGCTATTACTGGAGCTTCGTTTTATGATTTAGTAAAACAAGCTAATCCTACTCAAGCAGCGACTTTAAAAACTGCTGCTGATAATGCAATGGATAAAGTGAATGCTATTGGGAATAACACACAACCTTTTGATTATTTGATAACTTTAGAAAGCTCTACAGATTCTAACTTTGGAATTGTCATGCAAAGCGTACAAGCGCTTCAAGATTGGGCTGACGAAATTAGCGCGTCTGCTGATGCTATAGGAATTAGTCTATAA
- a CDS encoding GH3 auxin-responsive promoter family protein encodes MEIIGNIIKGAINLKGALTPEVNPIEAQEKVLHRLLETAKDTLFGKQYNFEAIINSENPQIAYAKAVPYFDYNQINDQWWSKLHDGLENVTWPGSPSYFALSSGTTGKTSKRIPVTDAMLDAIKQAGIDQVTALSNFDLPAEFFSKEAMMLGSSTDLIEKDDHLEGEISGITASNIPSWFKGFYKPGEDIAKIDDWDKRVASIAKRAKQWDIGALSGIPSWMELMLKAVIDYHEVTTIHDVWPNLQVYTSGGVAFGPYKKSFNALLGKPVTVIDTYLASEGFLAFQARPETDAMQLVTDGGIYFEFVPFKPEYINPDGSLKDEAPSVTLNAVELNQDYVVIISTVSGAWRYLIGDTIEFIDIESAEIKITGRTKFFLNTVGSQLSVNKLDDAIRHLEDTFNTTIPEYTLCAKRFDDGFYHSWYLGSEGLKEDNATIVKALDQFLENANKNYKVARGKALEGVKVEVIDTEVFSEWSGANKKKGGQVKMERVMGEDKFKDWEAFVYKH; translated from the coding sequence ATGGAAATTATCGGAAATATTATAAAAGGCGCTATTAATTTAAAAGGTGCGTTGACGCCAGAGGTCAATCCTATAGAAGCGCAAGAAAAGGTACTGCATAGGTTATTAGAAACAGCTAAAGACACCTTATTTGGTAAGCAGTATAATTTTGAAGCAATTATAAATTCCGAAAACCCTCAAATTGCTTATGCTAAGGCTGTTCCTTATTTTGATTATAATCAAATTAACGACCAGTGGTGGTCTAAATTACATGATGGCCTTGAAAATGTAACTTGGCCTGGAAGTCCATCGTACTTTGCATTAAGTTCTGGGACAACAGGAAAAACAAGTAAACGCATACCTGTTACAGACGCGATGTTAGATGCTATAAAGCAAGCAGGAATAGATCAAGTCACAGCACTTAGTAACTTTGATTTACCAGCCGAGTTTTTTAGTAAAGAAGCTATGATGTTAGGAAGCTCTACGGATTTAATAGAGAAAGACGATCACTTAGAGGGTGAAATTAGCGGAATAACAGCTAGTAATATTCCATCTTGGTTTAAAGGGTTTTATAAACCAGGAGAGGACATCGCGAAAATTGATGACTGGGATAAGCGTGTTGCTTCTATTGCGAAGCGAGCAAAACAATGGGATATTGGCGCTTTAAGCGGAATTCCATCATGGATGGAACTCATGTTAAAAGCAGTTATTGATTACCATGAGGTAACTACTATTCATGATGTTTGGCCAAACCTGCAAGTTTACACTTCTGGAGGCGTTGCTTTTGGACCTTATAAAAAAAGCTTTAATGCGTTATTAGGCAAACCTGTAACCGTTATTGATACGTATTTAGCATCGGAAGGTTTTTTAGCTTTTCAAGCTAGACCAGAAACTGATGCTATGCAGTTAGTCACAGATGGTGGCATCTATTTTGAGTTTGTCCCTTTTAAACCAGAATATATTAATCCTGATGGATCTTTAAAAGATGAAGCACCAAGTGTTACTTTAAATGCTGTCGAATTAAATCAAGACTACGTCGTAATAATAAGTACTGTAAGTGGTGCTTGGCGTTACTTAATTGGTGATACAATTGAGTTTATTGATATTGAAAGCGCAGAAATTAAAATTACCGGGCGTACTAAATTCTTTTTAAATACGGTTGGTTCGCAATTATCTGTTAACAAACTAGATGATGCTATTAGACATTTAGAAGATACTTTTAATACTACTATTCCTGAGTATACATTATGTGCCAAACGTTTTGATGATGGCTTTTATCATAGTTGGTATTTAGGCTCTGAAGGTTTAAAAGAAGACAATGCTACGATTGTAAAAGCTTTAGATCAATTTTTGGAAAATGCCAATAAAAACTATAAGGTTGCTAGAGGTAAAGCTTTAGAAGGCGTAAAAGTTGAGGTTATTGATACAGAGGTATTCTCTGAGTGGAGTGGAGCGAATAAGAAAAAAGGAGGACAAGTTAAAATGGAACGTGTCATGGGGGAAGATAAATTTAAAGATTGGGAAGCATTTGTCTATAAACACTAG
- a CDS encoding YdcF family protein, with product MKPTLKKILILVSLIFIIHEIVIITDGLIDDDNTKANIAVILGSKVNIDGSLSKKLKARLDRGYQLYSDAQVSKLYVSGGLGKEGFYEGTVMADYLVSKGVPEKLITIDDNGINTRHTALNFVRDYPSEASVIIVSQYFHVTRCKLAFKQVGIANVKGVHCDYFELRDLYAVVREFFGFYKYLIYY from the coding sequence ATGAAACCAACCTTAAAAAAAATATTAATCTTAGTTAGTCTGATATTTATTATACACGAGATTGTAATCATAACCGATGGATTAATTGATGATGATAATACAAAAGCTAACATAGCAGTTATACTTGGGTCTAAGGTTAATATCGACGGTAGTTTATCTAAAAAACTTAAAGCTCGGTTAGACCGAGGCTATCAATTATATTCAGACGCCCAAGTAAGCAAACTTTATGTTAGTGGTGGCCTAGGTAAAGAAGGCTTTTATGAAGGTACCGTTATGGCAGATTACTTAGTGTCTAAAGGGGTTCCTGAAAAATTAATTACAATCGATGATAATGGTATTAATACAAGACATACTGCTCTTAATTTTGTTAGAGATTACCCATCAGAAGCTTCTGTTATCATTGTAAGCCAATACTTTCATGTTACCCGTTGTAAACTAGCCTTTAAACAAGTTGGAATTGCTAATGTAAAAGGGGTACATTGTGACTATTTTGAATTAAGAGATTTATACGCTGTCGTGCGAGAGTTTTTTGGCTTCTATAAATACTTGATTTATTATTAA
- a CDS encoding T9SS type A sorting domain-containing protein, whose translation MKTKLLTLLLFITTLNLIGQTNIAPNGDMENWDSFDTNPDDWGRFLNGYWNKNSDAQNGASSVELEIDSDRTFIYMFTPDMQFTSGTTYVCTFYYKIVSGNITKVEFNLVHTPSVFPTSLLDNEFTDLSTTEWKKGEFEFTATATEDVQAWIYTRGDAGAKALIDNVSIVDKATLSTATFSDVKNKINIYPNPSQNYITVSGINTLEPYSIYNAIGKEISKGKVSKNEQIDIKDYSNGLYFLKLDNGNTLKFIKE comes from the coding sequence ATGAAAACAAAACTACTTACATTACTTCTATTTATTACAACCCTTAATTTAATAGGTCAAACCAATATTGCCCCTAATGGAGATATGGAAAATTGGGATTCATTTGACACTAATCCTGATGATTGGGGTAGATTTCTAAATGGGTATTGGAATAAAAATTCGGACGCTCAAAACGGAGCTTCAAGCGTAGAATTAGAAATTGATTCTGACAGAACATTTATATATATGTTCACTCCAGATATGCAATTTACAAGTGGAACAACTTATGTTTGTACTTTTTACTATAAAATTGTTTCAGGTAATATTACCAAAGTGGAATTTAATTTGGTGCATACACCAAGTGTCTTTCCAACAAGTTTATTAGACAATGAATTCACAGATTTATCTACAACAGAATGGAAAAAAGGCGAATTTGAATTTACTGCTACAGCGACTGAAGATGTACAAGCGTGGATATATACCAGAGGTGATGCTGGTGCAAAAGCATTAATTGATAATGTTTCTATTGTTGATAAAGCAACATTATCTACAGCAACATTTAGTGACGTAAAAAACAAAATAAATATCTATCCAAACCCATCACAAAACTACATTACAGTTTCTGGAATAAATACTTTAGAACCTTACTCTATTTATAATGCTATTGGAAAAGAAATTTCAAAAGGAAAGGTGTCTAAAAACGAACAAATCGATATTAAAGACTATTCTAATGGACTATATTTCTTAAAACTAGATAACGGAAACACATTAAAGTTTATAAAAGAGTAA